One window of the Anomaloglossus baeobatrachus isolate aAnoBae1 chromosome 12, aAnoBae1.hap1, whole genome shotgun sequence genome contains the following:
- the LOC142257407 gene encoding acyl-coenzyme A thioesterase 1-like, with translation MLRAVSRCAAAGLCSTPAVLSTHRPVCVSVSPQSGLADEELHVRVQGLSPGAPVTLRAVAADEQGCLFDSCAQYEADGSGCVDLRREGSLGGDYSGGLPMGLLWALSPCVMEAPYRRLQRSSVHEALRLEVLVHRGHSHPEALPGALLAKGRCERLFLAPGVRRIRLREGAVRGSLFLPPGEGPFPGVIDMFGDDGGLVEYRSSLLASRGFASLALPYFAFEDLPPAMTEFHLEYFEEAANFLTRHPKVGGSGVGVIGSGKGADLALSMITFLPQVIAAVSISGCCANTAAPLSYKDITIPALAYNMSRVKISQSAVFDVSEALDDPLDPANSQCLIPIEKAQGSFLFIVGEDDRNWKSSVYAKAAVSRLQESGKSTYNLISYPGAGHRIDPPCSPFCPVAVDRVLGVPILSGGELKAHCQAQEDSWQKIQDFLHTHLQ, from the exons ATGCTCCGTGCAGTGAGTCGCTGTGCGGCGGCAGGGCTGTGCAGTACCCCGGCTGTACTCTCCACACACCGGCCAGTATGTGTGTCGGTCTCCCCTCAGTCCGGGCTTGCGGATGAGGAGCTCCACGTCCGTGTGCAGGGCCTGAGTCCCGGGGCTCCGGTGACCCTGAGGGCGGTGGCGGCGGACGAGCAGGGCTGCCTCTTTGATTCCTGCGCCCAGTATGAGGCTGACGGCTCCGGCTGTGTGGACCTGCGCAGGGAGGGCTCTCTGGGGGGCGACTACTCCGGGGGGCTGCCCATGGGGCTGCTGTGGGCCCTGTCCCCCTGTGTGATGGAGGCTCCTTACCGCAGgctgcagaggagcagtgtgcacgAGGCTCTGCGGCTGGAGGTGCTGGTGCACAGGGGCCACAGCCACCCCGAGGCGTTACCCGGAGCCCTGCTGGCCAAAGGCAGATGTGAGCGGCTGTTCCTGGCCCCCGGAGTGCGGAGGATCCGGCTGAGAGAGGGGGCAGTGAGGGGCAGCCTGTTCCTACCCCCAG GGGAAGGTCCCTTTCCTGGTGTGATTGACATGTTTGGGGATGATGGTGGCTTGGTGGAGTACCGTTCCAGCCTCCTAGCGAGCCGTGGCTTTGCTTCTTTGGCTCTGCCATACTTTGCCTTTGAAGACCTCCCACCTGCAATGACTGAATTCCATCTGGAGTATTTTGAGGAAGCTGCCAACTTTCTTACCCGTCATCCAAAA GTTGGAGGGTCTGGAGTTGGTGTAATCGGATCCGGTAAAGGAGCAGATCTGGCTCTATCCATGATCACCTTTCTACCCCAGGTGATTGCAGCTGTCAGTATATCTGGGTGCTGTGCCAACACCGCTGCTCCACTGAGCTACAAAGACATCACCATCCCAGCCTTGGCATACAACATGAGCCGGGTCAAGATCTCCCAATCTGCAGTGTTTGATGTCTCTGAAGCACTTGATGATCCACTGGATCCAGCGAACAGCCAGTGCCTGATCCCAATAGAGAAAGCACAAGGCTCATTCCTGTTTATTGTGGGAGAAGATGATCGGAATTGGAAAAGTTCTGTCTATGCGAAGGCTGCTGTGTCTCGCTTGCAGGAAAGTGGGAAAAGTACCTATAACCTGATCTCCTACCCTGGGGCCGGGCATCGGATTGACCCTCCGTGTAGCCCCTTCTGCCCAGTTGCTGTGGATCGAGTCCTGGGGGTGCCTATTTTAAGTGGAGGTGAACTAAAGGCTCACTGCCAAGCTCAGGAAGACTCCTGGCAGAAAATTCAGGACTTTCTTCATACCCACTTACAATAA